In Spinacia oleracea cultivar Varoflay chromosome 5, BTI_SOV_V1, whole genome shotgun sequence, a single window of DNA contains:
- the LOC110786930 gene encoding uncharacterized protein, with protein sequence MATMLNTFAALPLRSLSTCQSPYPLLLFSTTTITPNSLSKLSIECMSQASLSTNSSKRRRRIICFGVGKNNNQDIIDFNHESDELDLETETMLYSFNPLSFMLLAALPGAETVKSVFAPFVEIVKSFDLPDWLVHWGHPGNMAVVLLAMGGYGTYLGFRIRFSDDLEEKAKAKDLHPKLLAGMFIFFGLGATGGVTSLLTSDRPIFDSPHAVTGLIGLALLTIQTTLPTLFEGNPGLRNVHGILGSGIMTLFVVHAALGLQLGFSY encoded by the exons atggcaacAATGCTGAATACATTTGCAGCATTGCCATTGAGAAGTCTTTCCACTTGTCAATCTCCTTAtcctttattattattttcaacaaCCACCATTACGCCTAATTCTCTGTCCAAATTATCAATCGAGTGTATGTCTCAGGCTTCTTTGTCAACTAACAGTagcaaaagaagaagaagaattatCTGCTTTGGTGTTGGCAAGAATAACAACCAAGACATTATAGATTTCAATCATGAATCTGATGAACTGGATTTGGAGACTGAAACTATGCTTTATTCCTTCAATCCTCTGTCATTCATGTTATTGGCTGCCCTTCCTGGAG CTGAAACAGTGAAGTCAGTGTTTGCACCATTTGTAGAAATAGTAAAGTCATTCGACCTTCCAGATTGGCTTGTTCATTGGGGTCATCCTGGCAACATG GCAGTGGTGCTGTTGGCCATGGGTGGATATGGTACTTATTTGGGTTTTCGCATACGATTCTCAGATGATTTGGAAGAGAAGGCTAAAGCCAAAGACTTGCACCCAAAACTGTTAGCAGGAATGTTTATCTTCTTCGGTCTTGGTGCTACTGGTGGCGTCACATCTTTGCTCACCTCAGATAGACCCATCTTCGACAG TCCTCATGCTGTTACTGGTTTAATTGGCCTAGCTCTTTTGACAATACAAACTACCTTACCAACATTATTTGAG GGAAATCCTGGTCTGAGGAATGTTCATGGTATCTTAGGCAGTGGGATCATGACACTATTTGTTGTCCATGCCGCGTTAGGACTTCAACTCGGCTTCAGCTACTAA